A section of the Lusitaniella coriacea LEGE 07157 genome encodes:
- a CDS encoding ATP-binding protein, with amino-acid sequence MKKNRKFSNLLPLNWFYRSNRDGTRMRFFPISWKLLSIQALGWLFFIAAIGIFQYKNVRDELYGRIEISGKDIAQTLSIVLSQNSSLFDAKNSTSFIVDLKREITELERVLVMDPGLNIITDTDPQSLITQNDRDLLTKILEKEKEEYGFYEDYDNYKHYRIIRPIQSENSLGSTEDIIGFLLIDIDASYVEKSVYIGFMKVMTLISILLLLFAILIYHLLDRIIVSPLTRLTDASESLGQGNLATRVKINTYDELEILANSFNDMVQHLQATTVSKTYVNNIIHSMLDSMIVIDREGKIKTVNQATLQTLGYKQKELIDRHIEILFENKKLIASQVENIIENQSTIIDFTTNFLTKRNKAIPMSVSVSIMLVRGKLSGLVYVAKDITERQQAQENLRQSEAREREKSAQLEKTMQELKSMQSQLIHTEKMSSLGQMVAGVAHEINNPVSFIYGNLSPADEYIQDLLKLVEMYQKHTSQTDEEIQEYIQEIDLEFLKIDLPKLLDSMKVGANRIREIVLSLRNFSRLDEAEFKEVDLHEGIDSTLMILHNRLKFKPERPGIKVIKNYINLPLVQCYPSQLNQVFMNILANAIDALDAYNDRRTMEEIEANPSIIKIQTQRIDENRVAIHLSDNGPGMPEQVRERLFDPFFTTKPIGKGTGLGLSISYQIVVEKHGGKMWCESVPEKGAKFTIEIPIQQRTCEIS; translated from the coding sequence ATGAAGAAAAACCGGAAATTCTCTAACCTATTACCGCTCAATTGGTTTTACCGCTCCAATCGTGACGGTACAAGAATGAGATTTTTTCCGATTTCTTGGAAACTGCTGTCCATTCAAGCTCTCGGATGGTTGTTTTTTATTGCCGCAATTGGTATATTTCAATACAAAAATGTACGCGATGAATTATATGGAAGAATAGAAATTTCTGGGAAGGATATAGCACAAACGCTGAGTATTGTTTTATCTCAAAACTCAAGCTTGTTCGATGCCAAAAATTCAACAAGCTTTATTGTCGATCTAAAACGAGAAATCACCGAACTGGAAAGAGTTTTAGTAATGGACCCAGGATTGAATATCATTACTGACACCGATCCTCAATCTTTAATAACACAAAACGATCGAGATTTACTGACTAAAATTCTAGAAAAAGAAAAAGAAGAGTACGGTTTTTATGAGGATTATGATAACTACAAACATTATCGAATAATTCGCCCAATTCAGAGCGAAAATAGCTTGGGAAGCACAGAAGATATCATCGGATTTTTACTCATCGATATTGACGCATCTTATGTAGAAAAAAGCGTTTATATCGGCTTCATGAAAGTAATGACATTAATTAGTATCTTGCTGTTACTATTTGCCATATTAATTTATCATTTACTCGATCGCATCATTGTTTCTCCCTTAACTCGTTTGACCGATGCTTCTGAAAGCTTAGGTCAGGGTAATTTAGCCACAAGAGTTAAAATAAATACCTATGACGAATTAGAAATATTAGCAAACTCTTTTAATGACATGGTGCAGCACCTTCAAGCAACAACGGTGTCTAAAACCTATGTTAATAACATTATCCATTCAATGCTAGATTCTATGATCGTTATCGATCGAGAAGGAAAAATAAAAACAGTTAATCAAGCCACTCTCCAAACTTTAGGGTATAAACAAAAAGAATTAATCGATCGGCACATTGAAATTTTATTTGAAAACAAAAAGTTAATCGCGTCTCAAGTTGAAAATATTATCGAAAACCAAAGCACGATTATTGATTTCACAACCAACTTTTTGACAAAAAGAAACAAAGCGATTCCAATGTCCGTATCTGTTTCAATTATGTTAGTTCGCGGAAAACTGTCAGGATTAGTTTACGTCGCCAAAGATATTACCGAACGCCAGCAAGCGCAAGAAAACCTACGTCAATCAGAAGCAAGGGAGCGAGAGAAATCCGCACAGCTTGAAAAAACAATGCAAGAATTAAAATCGATGCAGTCACAACTCATTCATACCGAAAAAATGTCGAGTTTGGGGCAAATGGTTGCTGGTGTTGCTCATGAAATCAATAATCCAGTGAGCTTTATTTACGGCAATCTTTCTCCTGCGGATGAGTATATTCAAGACTTATTGAAGTTAGTAGAAATGTATCAAAAACATACTTCTCAAACTGACGAAGAAATTCAAGAATATATTCAAGAAATCGATTTAGAATTTCTGAAAATCGATCTTCCAAAGCTATTAGATTCAATGAAAGTTGGGGCAAATCGCATTCGCGAAATTGTTCTTTCTCTGCGTAATTTTTCTCGCTTAGATGAAGCAGAATTTAAGGAAGTGGATCTTCATGAAGGGATTGACAGTACTTTGATGATTCTTCATAACCGCTTAAAATTTAAACCCGAACGACCGGGAATTAAAGTCATTAAAAATTATATAAATTTACCTTTAGTGCAATGTTACCCCAGTCAGCTCAATCAGGTTTTCATGAACATTCTTGCTAATGCAATTGATGCGCTGGATGCCTATAACGATCGACGAACGATGGAAGAGATCGAGGCGAATCCTAGTATTATTAAAATTCAGACTCAAAGGATTGATGAAAATCGGGTTGCGATTCACCTTTCGGATAATGGACCCGGAATGCCAGAACAGGTTAGAGAAAGACTTTTCGATCCTTTCTTTACAACCAAACCGATAGGAAAAGGAACGGGGTTAGGTTTATCAATTAGCTATCAAATTGTCGTGGAAAAACACGGGGGAAAGATGTGGTGCGAGTCTGTTCCCGAAAAAGGAGCAAAGTTTACAATTGAAATTCCAATTCAGCAGAGAACTTGTGAAATTTCCTAG
- a CDS encoding MgPME-cyclase complex family protein: MTTYYYVLASQKFLLEEEPFDEVLRERKRYYQERDKEIDFWLVKQPAFLEAPEFAEIKAKCPQPAAAMVTTDENFSHWLKLRLEFVIQGSFQAPSDSIPNPIASLTTV; this comes from the coding sequence ATGACCACTTATTACTACGTTTTAGCCAGTCAGAAGTTTTTACTCGAAGAAGAACCTTTTGATGAAGTGCTGCGGGAACGCAAGCGCTATTACCAAGAACGCGATAAGGAAATTGATTTTTGGTTGGTGAAGCAACCCGCATTTCTTGAAGCACCAGAATTCGCCGAGATTAAAGCGAAATGTCCCCAACCGGCTGCTGCAATGGTGACAACCGATGAGAATTTTTCCCATTGGCTCAAACTACGCCTAGAATTTGTAATTCAAGGGAGTTTTCAAGCACCTTCAGACAGTATTCCCAATCCCATTGCTTCCCTGACAACGGTTTAG
- a CDS encoding pyridoxine 5'-phosphate synthase: protein MLTLGVNIDHTATIRQARRTVEPDPVGAAVLAELGGADGITVHLREDRRHIQDRDVRVLRQTVRTHLNLEMAPTEEMIGIALDVKPDYVTLVPEKREEVTTEGGLNLLGDFDRYCKMVEQLQEVGIPVSWFIDADEAQIDAAAKTGAKFVELHTGQYADAQNEEICKQELEVLSKGCEGARSRGLRVNAGHGLTYWNVYPVACIAGMEELNIGHTIVSRAVLVGMERAVREMKLAMRGEF from the coding sequence GTGTTGACTCTAGGGGTCAATATCGACCATACAGCAACCATTCGACAGGCGCGGAGAACAGTGGAACCCGACCCAGTAGGAGCGGCGGTTTTGGCTGAATTGGGCGGTGCAGATGGAATTACCGTGCATTTGCGCGAAGATCGACGGCACATTCAAGACCGCGACGTGCGCGTGTTGCGACAAACCGTTCGCACTCATTTAAACTTGGAAATGGCTCCCACAGAGGAGATGATTGGCATTGCCCTTGATGTGAAGCCGGATTACGTCACGCTGGTTCCCGAAAAGCGAGAAGAGGTGACAACAGAAGGGGGTCTGAATCTTCTGGGAGATTTCGACCGCTATTGCAAAATGGTCGAGCAGTTACAGGAGGTCGGAATTCCGGTAAGCTGGTTTATCGATGCGGATGAAGCGCAAATCGATGCCGCTGCCAAGACTGGGGCAAAGTTCGTCGAACTCCATACAGGGCAGTATGCTGATGCACAAAATGAGGAAATTTGCAAGCAAGAGTTAGAGGTTTTAAGTAAAGGTTGTGAAGGCGCGCGATCGCGCGGTTTGCGAGTTAATGCCGGTCACGGATTAACCTACTGGAACGTTTATCCCGTTGCTTGTATCGCAGGAATGGAAGAGTTAAACATCGGTCACACCATTGTCAGTCGTGCGGTTTTAGTGGGTATGGAACGTGCCGTTCGCGAGATGAAATTGGCAATGCGAGGAGAATTTTAA